Part of the Toxotes jaculatrix isolate fToxJac2 chromosome 1, fToxJac2.pri, whole genome shotgun sequence genome, ATCAGCTAAATCTAAACACATTTAGCTTGACAGCTAGttaactgtttgttttgctaaCAACGCAAGCCGCTTTTCGACCTCCTCCGACCACGAGAACACCTACTCCTGAGATTTGGTAAGaagcttttgtcttttcatatATGTATATCGTTTACATGTCGTTGATGGACCTACGCCGGCAACTGTGTTCGTGTTGGTGTATGTTCAGCATAGTAAAACCGCTGGTAGTAGCGGGGCGGTTGTTTATCTCGATACCGCGCCGCCAGTGTGGCCTTGGCGCAGTTGGCTCTTCAACCTCTGCGCAATCTCTTCAATGCCAGTCATGCCTCACAACACCTGTTAAGTACAATAGTACCTAGATGAAATGTGTAGTTTGACAGTCGTAACTTGAAGCGTCCTTTAATTCAAACCTTCATGCGATGTTTGGCGTAACTGTAACATAGTGATGCGCTTGGtaaataaacctactgtaaaTTAAACGGCTGTCTGGCAATAATTAGCTTTTATCTCAGTAAAAGATCTGGCGTTACACAACAAAATGAAGCCTGGCCAAACCCAGTAATACTAAGTCATCAAATGGCGTGCAGCATGAGATACTATACTATTTTCTCCAAATTTGACTAATCGGTTtttcaactaattgtttcagctttgtgatttttttttttttttaaatcagtcatCCCTAATGTTATGCACGTGTTATATCATTTTGTGacgttcttgtttttttttagtaaggattttgtttgctgtgtttcagaACCATGGCTTCCCAGGTGAGACAGAATTTCCACCAGGACTGCGAGGCTGCAATCAACAGGCAGATCAACCTGGAGCTGTATGCCTCCTACGTCTACCTTTCTATGGTGAGAGGAACTGATGATGATACAAATGAAGTGGTCATTGTAAAGGGAACTGTATGTAACAGTTGTGCTGGTAATTCTTACTGAGAAGTGATTCTAATTCCGTTTAATTTGTCTTTATTGTGGTTATGTAACTTCTGTGTTAGGTGGGGTTATATGGTGTGTATTCTCATGCACCCTCCAGTGTGTGGCCAGTGTGCCAACATCCTTCagataaatgaaaatgcatGTGGGAGGTTTGGATGAGGGTAGTTAAGCAGCCTACTGCCATCATAAATAAAAGCCATCATCactgcagcctttttttttttttcgacattAAGCTGTTAAACATGTGAGTGAGTTTTTATGTGTCAGTTTGATGTCGTGTGTTTGAAATGAATGTTGTGTGGCTGAGTAATAAAGCAAAGGTTGAAGTTCATTTTGAGATGATGTACAGAGAAAGGGCAGAGAGTGCATTGCCTGTTGTTAAAAGTGTGCCTCACTGAAAGCACGGCCTTGAATTATCGATCCCACGCACAGCTGTATATGTAAAAGGGTTTATATACCTTAAGAATGTACACTACTTTCTGGTAATTTCCAGAAATTACAAGGatcatattaaataaatataaatgttttgtttagttgagatattttttaaaatgttttgtattttatttgccTTGTATCTGTGGGCCTTTAATATTTTGCTGTGAAGAACACTAACTGTAAtagtgaccttttttttttaaatagtagCAGTGGTAGTGTGACCTCTTTAGTGGAAGCAACACGGTACTTTAAGGTCACTATAGCACATTTAAGAGTCATTTTAAGATGTGATTCTGAATTGGACTGGACTGAAACATTCAAATACTGTCACTCTGTTTTCACAGTGACACTGGGTTGGAAGAAAGGTGTtggaagatattttttttttatcactgaaTGTTGGCATAGCAAACTCCACCCACATGGCTGTTTTTGTTGCTCTGTGTAATAATCTTGGCAGCTAGTTGTTTTTGTGCTATGTTGCAACCTTATTTCaggactgttttttgtttgtttcatctgaAGGACATGGCTACATTAAAAAACACCAACattcccctctttcctcctcacaGGCATACTACTTTGACCGGGATGATCAGGCATTGCACAATTTTGCCAAGTTCTTCCGTCATCAGTCACATGAGGAGCGTGAGCATGCTGAGAAGCTAATGAAACTGCAGAACCAGAGGGGGGGGAGGATCTTCCTACAAGATATCAGGGTATGAGCTCAAATTTGATGTTGTAgctgtgtgaaaatgaatgtgtaGTTTAATGGCCGTTAACTTAAAACACTCATTTAAGTGAGATTTCTTGCTCTGGGTTATCATAATCTCCCATGTTGGGAGGGCAACAAAAGGCCAAAAAGATATAGAGGGTGTGAGGGTGCTGTGCCGCTTATCTTTCTTGGACACGCAAACACAACCCACCGAGCTTGAGTAAAACGTTAAACTGCAAACCAActttgaaataatcagaaaggTTGCTGTCTGGTTCAGGTCGTTGGCCTCCGACCTCCTCTCATTAATAATTGTCTCACTGTTCTCCTCACCTGATTTTTATTGCAGAAGCCCGAGAGGGATGAGTGGGGCAGCGGTGTTGAGGCTCTTGAATGTGCCCTGCAGCTTGAGAAGAGCGTGAACCAGTCCCTGCTGGACTTGCACAAGCTCTGCTCTGAGCACACTGACCCACATGTGAGTATTAAACCGTGGCCCACAGTATTAGCTTATTatagaattttaaaaataataagatCTGAGCACACACTGGATGTACACCTGTACTTAAGAGCTACAGAGATTGCAAGTCGTTGCAAATTCTGTAggtttcctttttgttttttgcagaaTGTGGAAACACCTGCCAGACTTTGATGTGGCctatgtgttgtttttactgcaCAGCTGAGGTGTTTTACAGCAAATTaatctcagtttttgttttcacccGTATTCAGAACAAGTTTCGTTTAAATGCAGAACAAGGCTAACTGGTGCTGCCATCACAATAGAATCATCAAAAAAGTGTCTGGCTGTGAGCCCTTGTCAGTTCAACTCATGTCTaacatttgcttgtttttaaatatttcagcaggtcattaaaaacaacacagaaaacagagttatgtcattttagtttagtttttttttttttcagttacattccagcgagtgtgtgtttcagctctgattTGATTCAACtctctgtttcagctgtgtgATTTCATTGAGACACACTACCTGGACGAGCAGGTGAAGTCCATCAAAGAACTGGCAGACTGGGTGACCAACCTGCGCCGCATGGGGGCTCCTCAGAATGGCATGGCCGAATACCTGTTTGACAAACATACCTTGGGCAAAGAAAGCAGCTAAATCCCTCCAGATCACATTTACAAAAGcttcta contains:
- the fth1a gene encoding ferritin, heavy polypeptide 1a; amino-acid sequence: MASQVRQNFHQDCEAAINRQINLELYASYVYLSMAYYFDRDDQALHNFAKFFRHQSHEEREHAEKLMKLQNQRGGRIFLQDIRKPERDEWGSGVEALECALQLEKSVNQSLLDLHKLCSEHTDPHLCDFIETHYLDEQVKSIKELADWVTNLRRMGAPQNGMAEYLFDKHTLGKESS